Proteins from a single region of Pseudodesulfovibrio portus:
- a CDS encoding YitT family protein yields MDFDTKTSLRAMTFGVPWNLALLTIGAFLIAFAVKSVAMPHGLLTGGMSGIALLCYYAFDGLTTGQWYFLLNLPVFVLGWVFVSRRFFFYSLYGMIISSVFIDIIPWQFKFDDIWLAVIIAGALLGAGVGVALRSLGSTGGADILAVICKEKFNMSMGSFELWFNMIGFLGGFIYLDAHVVLYSIAMTFVIAFAIEYVLGMFSERKMIMIVSDHHAALNAAILTDLDRGVTLLDGHGGYTGDPKKVILTMVSSIQLKELEELVYNIDPDAFFIMGSGFHVQGQGFSSRKVY; encoded by the coding sequence ATGGATTTCGACACAAAGACTTCACTTCGCGCCATGACCTTCGGCGTACCCTGGAACCTGGCGCTGCTGACCATCGGCGCGTTCCTCATCGCCTTCGCGGTCAAATCCGTGGCCATGCCCCACGGCCTGCTCACGGGCGGCATGTCGGGCATCGCCCTGCTATGCTACTACGCCTTCGACGGCCTGACCACCGGCCAGTGGTATTTTCTGCTCAACCTGCCGGTGTTCGTGCTCGGCTGGGTGTTCGTCAGCCGCAGGTTCTTCTTCTACTCGCTGTACGGCATGATCATCTCGTCCGTGTTCATCGACATCATCCCGTGGCAGTTCAAGTTCGACGACATCTGGCTGGCGGTCATCATCGCCGGGGCACTGCTCGGCGCGGGCGTGGGCGTGGCCCTGCGGTCGCTGGGCTCCACCGGCGGCGCGGACATCCTGGCCGTGATCTGCAAGGAAAAGTTCAACATGTCCATGGGCTCGTTCGAGCTGTGGTTCAACATGATCGGCTTCCTGGGCGGATTCATCTACCTGGATGCGCACGTCGTGCTCTATTCCATCGCCATGACCTTCGTCATCGCCTTCGCCATCGAGTACGTGCTCGGCATGTTCTCCGAACGCAAGATGATCATGATCGTCTCCGACCACCACGCGGCCCTGAACGCGGCCATCCTGACCGACCTCGACCGGGGCGTGACCCTGCTCGACGGGCACGGCGGTTATACCGGGGACCCCAAGAAGGTGATCCTGACCATGGTCTCCTCCATCCAGCTCAAGGAACTGGAGGAGCTGGTCTACAACATCGACCCGGACGCGTTCTTCATCATGGGCTCGGGCTTCCACGTCCAGGGCCAGGGATTCTCGTCCAGAAAGGTGTACTGA
- a CDS encoding SAM hydrolase/SAM-dependent halogenase family protein, which yields MFTATEKEAVPRTIGLITDFGLTDPYVGQMKAVLAKKAPHCPVVDISHGVEPFNVAQAGFFLAASYVHFPDDAVILAVVDPGVGTGRRIVGVEIGDRLLIAPDNGLLTLALKFAWSEARAYDLSRAVDAPKKVSHTFHGRDVFAPLAAWFALGGKPASLGEEIAPEDMVTRTWSEPNISADRARCHVLHIDRFGNCVLNLEAGSLGTPAALRLTSPAGGPLAYATRYADMPEGDPGLLEGSQGFLEIAVNQRSAAKRFGLSMGDEIELSWER from the coding sequence ATGTTCACCGCAACCGAGAAAGAGGCAGTTCCCCGCACCATCGGCCTGATCACCGACTTCGGCCTGACCGACCCCTACGTGGGCCAGATGAAGGCCGTCCTGGCCAAGAAGGCCCCGCACTGCCCGGTGGTGGACATCTCCCACGGCGTGGAGCCCTTCAACGTGGCCCAGGCCGGTTTCTTCCTGGCCGCCAGCTACGTCCACTTCCCGGACGACGCGGTCATCCTGGCCGTGGTCGACCCCGGCGTGGGCACGGGCCGCAGGATCGTGGGCGTGGAGATCGGCGACCGGCTGCTCATCGCCCCGGACAACGGGCTGCTCACCCTGGCCCTGAAATTCGCCTGGTCCGAGGCGCGCGCCTATGACCTGTCCAGGGCCGTGGACGCGCCCAAGAAGGTCTCGCACACCTTCCACGGGCGGGACGTGTTCGCGCCCCTGGCCGCATGGTTCGCCCTGGGCGGCAAACCCGCCAGCCTCGGCGAGGAGATCGCCCCGGAGGACATGGTCACCCGCACCTGGTCCGAACCGAACATTTCCGCCGACCGGGCGCGCTGCCACGTGCTGCACATCGACCGGTTCGGCAACTGCGTGCTCAACCTCGAGGCGGGCAGCCTCGGCACCCCGGCGGCCCTGCGCCTGACCTCGCCCGCAGGCGGCCCCCTTGCCTACGCCACCCGTTACGCGGACATGCCCGAGGGCGACCCCGGCCTGCTCGAAGGCAGCCAGGGATTCCTGGAGATCGCCGTCAACCAGCGGTCCGCGGCCAAACGGTTCGGCCTGTCCATGGGCGACGAGATCGAACTTTCCTGGGAGAGATAG
- a CDS encoding PocR ligand-binding domain-containing protein: protein MKITDVIPAEDLRALQLELSERFGLNADIMDADGKRLFGTTWGNRLCRAIRDDDKGFGSICVPAGQMFTRLMKQGEPFSEECDAGMMRVAVPVLADGEVVGSIGGCGLVPFEGEADPFTIGMMSDIEESTAADMAGKLVPLAEGMVEEIQAYIKQRIEELKG from the coding sequence ATGAAAATCACCGATGTGATCCCTGCCGAGGATCTGCGGGCGCTCCAGTTGGAGCTGTCCGAGCGGTTCGGCCTGAACGCCGACATCATGGACGCGGACGGCAAGCGGCTGTTCGGCACCACCTGGGGCAACAGGCTGTGCCGGGCCATCCGCGACGACGACAAGGGGTTCGGTTCCATCTGCGTGCCTGCGGGCCAGATGTTCACCCGGCTCATGAAGCAGGGCGAGCCTTTTTCCGAGGAATGCGACGCGGGCATGATGCGGGTTGCGGTGCCTGTCCTGGCGGACGGCGAGGTCGTCGGTTCCATCGGCGGTTGCGGTTTGGTGCCGTTCGAGGGCGAGGCCGACCCCTTCACCATCGGCATGATGAGTGATATTGAGGAGTCGACTGCCGCCGACATGGCCGGGAAGTTGGTCCCGCTTGCCGAGGGCATGGTGGAGGAGATTCAGGCCTACATCAAGCAGCGGATCGAGGAATTGAAGGGATAG
- the lepA gene encoding translation elongation factor 4, whose protein sequence is MSKINKIRNFSIIAHIDHGKSTLADRILEITGMVGDRDKKEQYLDKMDLERERGITIKAQTVRIPYTDTDGEKYILNLIDTPGHVDFSYEVSRSLSSCEGALLVVDATQGVEAQTLANVYLAMDNDLEVIPVLNKIDLPSADPEMISREIEDVIGLDCSNPIMVSAKTGKNVQQVLDAVIHLLPPPEGDPDAPLKALIFDSWYDSYQGVVVLFRILDGQIKKGDRIKIYSSGKKFEVTRLGAFMPEAVDIKSMGPGEVGFMCASMKELGDAPVGDTITHAERPTPEPYPGFKPVKPMVFSGLYPVEPSEYENLKAALEKLQLNDAAFSYEPETSQALGFGFRCGFLGLLHIEIIQERLEREFEARLITTAPSVIYEVETVTGETLIIDNPSKLPDPTKIASIREPFVRLEVHVPNEFVGAVLALCEEKRGIQKNMAYLTETRVVITYEMPFAEVMYDFFDKLKSSTKGYASLDYVIIDYRQADLVRLDILINGDPVDAFSCIVHRENSARIGRSLALKLKRSIPRQMFEVVIQAAIGNKVVAKERNAPFRKDVTAKCYGGDISRKRKLLEKQKEGKKRMRRMGNVEIPQEAFLAVLKADED, encoded by the coding sequence ATGAGCAAAATCAATAAAATACGAAATTTCAGCATCATCGCCCATATCGACCACGGCAAGTCGACGCTGGCGGACCGCATCCTCGAGATCACCGGCATGGTCGGGGACCGCGACAAAAAAGAGCAGTACCTCGACAAGATGGACCTGGAGCGGGAGCGCGGCATCACCATCAAGGCCCAGACCGTGCGCATCCCGTACACCGACACCGACGGCGAGAAATACATCTTAAACCTCATCGACACCCCCGGCCATGTGGACTTCTCCTACGAGGTGTCCCGGTCCCTGTCGTCCTGCGAGGGCGCGCTCCTGGTGGTGGACGCCACCCAGGGCGTTGAGGCCCAGACCCTGGCCAACGTGTATCTGGCCATGGACAACGACCTGGAAGTCATCCCGGTCCTGAACAAGATCGACCTGCCCAGCGCGGACCCGGAAATGATCTCCAGAGAGATCGAGGACGTCATCGGCCTGGACTGCTCCAACCCGATCATGGTCTCGGCCAAGACCGGCAAGAACGTCCAGCAGGTCCTCGACGCCGTGATCCACCTGCTGCCGCCGCCCGAGGGCGACCCGGACGCGCCGCTCAAGGCGCTCATCTTCGACTCCTGGTACGACTCCTACCAGGGCGTGGTGGTCCTGTTCCGCATCCTCGACGGCCAGATCAAGAAGGGCGACCGGATCAAGATTTATTCCTCCGGCAAGAAGTTCGAAGTCACCCGGCTGGGCGCGTTCATGCCCGAGGCCGTGGACATCAAGTCCATGGGACCGGGCGAGGTCGGGTTCATGTGCGCGTCCATGAAGGAACTGGGCGACGCGCCCGTGGGCGACACCATCACCCATGCCGAGAGGCCGACCCCGGAGCCGTACCCCGGCTTCAAGCCGGTCAAGCCCATGGTCTTCTCCGGCCTCTACCCGGTGGAGCCGAGCGAGTACGAGAACCTCAAGGCGGCCCTGGAAAAGCTCCAGCTCAACGACGCGGCCTTCAGCTACGAGCCCGAGACCTCCCAGGCGCTGGGCTTCGGCTTCCGCTGCGGCTTCCTCGGCCTGCTGCACATCGAGATCATCCAGGAGCGGCTGGAACGCGAGTTCGAGGCCCGGCTCATCACCACGGCCCCGTCCGTGATCTACGAAGTGGAGACCGTGACCGGCGAGACCCTGATCATCGACAACCCGTCCAAGCTGCCGGACCCGACCAAGATCGCGTCCATCCGCGAGCCCTTCGTGCGCCTCGAGGTGCACGTGCCCAACGAGTTCGTGGGCGCGGTGCTCGCCCTGTGCGAGGAAAAGCGCGGCATCCAGAAGAACATGGCCTACCTGACCGAAACCCGGGTGGTCATCACCTACGAGATGCCGTTCGCCGAGGTCATGTACGACTTCTTCGACAAGCTCAAATCGTCCACCAAGGGCTATGCCTCGCTGGATTACGTGATCATCGACTACCGCCAGGCGGACCTGGTGCGGCTGGACATCCTGATCAACGGCGACCCCGTTGACGCATTTTCCTGCATCGTGCACCGCGAGAACTCCGCCCGCATCGGCCGGTCCCTGGCTCTTAAACTCAAGCGCTCCATCCCGCGCCAGATGTTCGAGGTGGTCATCCAGGCCGCCATCGGCAACAAGGTCGTGGCCAAGGAGCGCAACGCGCCGTTCCGCAAGGACGTGACCGCCAAGTGCTACGGCGGCGACATCTCCCGGAAACGCAAATTGCTGGAAAAACAGAAAGAGGGTAAGAAGCGTATGCGCCGCATGGGCAACGTGGAAATCCCCCAGGAAGCGTTCCTCGCC
- a CDS encoding EF-hand domain-containing protein yields MSIDSVSGSSASLNLAEMMQQARNERPDPDEMAEFIIGQDDTDGDGVLTLEETPLDAERFGQIDADGDGFITAEELSADAESHAQGPEAMGGGKGAPPSDSESGSGESEEEYDAYDLNEDGVVTLDELLQAFRQGDDSLNFIFGESENGVSALTQRLAMAAYQAQAAE; encoded by the coding sequence ATGAGCATTGATTCTGTGAGCGGCTCGAGCGCGTCCCTCAACTTGGCCGAGATGATGCAGCAGGCCAGGAATGAACGGCCCGACCCGGACGAGATGGCGGAGTTCATCATCGGACAGGACGACACCGACGGCGACGGGGTCCTGACCCTCGAGGAAACGCCGCTCGATGCGGAGCGGTTCGGCCAGATCGACGCCGACGGCGACGGCTTCATCACTGCCGAAGAGTTGAGCGCCGACGCGGAAAGCCATGCCCAGGGGCCCGAGGCCATGGGCGGGGGCAAGGGAGCGCCGCCCTCCGACTCGGAATCCGGGTCCGGCGAGAGCGAGGAAGAGTATGACGCCTACGACCTCAACGAGGACGGCGTGGTCACCCTGGACGAATTGCTCCAGGCCTTCCGACAGGGCGACGACAGCCTGAACTTCATCTTCGGCGAATCGGAAAACGGCGTGTCCGCCCTGACCCAGCGCCTGGCCATGGCCGCCTACCAGGCCCAGGCCGCCGAGTAG
- a CDS encoding type II toxin-antitoxin system HipA family toxin — translation MTSRESRAEAYVWVWLPGETEPVVAGRLAPDEGGLRFNYGRSYLERVGQSSAAISIFEDELPLRAGVLPLRPGLSMPGCIRDGAPDAWGRRVILNRVLGIKGAEADPVALDELTYLLESGSDRIGALDFQASPTEYVGRNAKNADLAELLDSADRVEKGVPLSPELDQALFHGSSIGGARPKALIEDGDRKYVAKFSSTTDVYNVVKAEFVAMRLAGLAGVDAAPVRLVQAAGRDVLLVERFDRVRTDDGWRRRAMLSALTLFGLDEMMARYASYEDLAEIIRHRFTRPRETLRELFTRLVFNVMSGNTDDHARNHAAFWDGRNLSLTPAYDICPQGRTGNEAAQAMLITGNDRSSRLKTCLAAANAFLLSEDEARSICDGTEAAIRDNWDMVCEEGRLTAIERASLWRRQFLNPYSLEQ, via the coding sequence ATGACTTCTAGGGAGAGCCGTGCCGAGGCCTATGTGTGGGTGTGGCTGCCCGGCGAGACCGAGCCGGTGGTCGCGGGGCGACTGGCTCCCGACGAAGGCGGACTCCGATTCAACTATGGTCGGTCCTATCTTGAGCGCGTGGGGCAATCTTCTGCGGCGATATCGATTTTCGAGGATGAGCTGCCTTTGCGGGCGGGCGTCCTCCCTTTGCGTCCGGGACTCTCCATGCCCGGCTGCATTCGGGACGGCGCGCCCGACGCCTGGGGGCGTCGGGTCATCCTGAACAGGGTGCTCGGCATTAAGGGGGCCGAGGCCGATCCGGTGGCTCTTGATGAGTTGACGTATCTGCTGGAGTCCGGTTCGGACCGCATCGGGGCGCTGGATTTCCAGGCGTCGCCCACGGAGTATGTGGGGCGCAACGCCAAGAACGCGGACCTGGCCGAACTGCTGGACTCGGCGGACCGGGTGGAGAAGGGCGTCCCGCTCTCGCCGGAGTTGGACCAGGCGCTTTTTCACGGCTCATCCATCGGCGGGGCCAGGCCCAAGGCCCTGATCGAGGACGGCGACCGCAAGTACGTGGCCAAGTTTTCGTCCACCACCGACGTGTACAATGTGGTCAAGGCCGAGTTCGTGGCCATGCGTTTGGCCGGGCTGGCCGGAGTGGACGCGGCTCCGGTCCGGCTGGTCCAGGCCGCCGGACGGGACGTGCTTCTGGTGGAGCGGTTCGACCGGGTGCGCACGGACGACGGCTGGCGGCGCAGGGCAATGCTTTCGGCCCTGACCCTGTTCGGCCTGGACGAAATGATGGCCCGGTACGCGAGCTACGAGGACCTGGCCGAGATCATCCGTCATCGGTTCACGCGCCCAAGGGAAACCCTCCGGGAGCTGTTCACCCGGCTGGTGTTCAACGTCATGAGCGGCAACACCGACGACCATGCCCGCAACCACGCAGCCTTTTGGGATGGGCGGAATCTTTCCCTGACCCCGGCCTACGACATCTGCCCTCAGGGCAGGACCGGAAACGAGGCCGCCCAGGCCATGCTCATCACCGGCAACGACCGCAGCAGCCGCTTGAAGACGTGTCTCGCGGCTGCCAATGCTTTTCTTTTGTCCGAAGACGAGGCGCGGAGTATTTGCGATGGGACGGAAGCCGCCATTCGCGATAATTGGGACATGGTGTGCGAAGAGGGCCGATTGACCGCAATCGAAAGGGCTTCCCTCTGGCGCAGACAGTTTTTGAATCCATATTCGCTGGAACAATGA
- the sppA gene encoding signal peptide peptidase SppA, whose product MPSRLLLALAALLLMLPGCAPKIKIFASQATEPLKEFVVDGEGQGKVALIHLRGFLSSQPKMGMLRARPSQVQELVNALKLAEADDEVGAVVIGIDSPGGTTTASDILYHEILGFKQRSGKKVVAAMFDVAASGGYYAALPADWIMAHPTTITGSVGVIFMRPKLSGLMDKVGVDVEVSKSGRDKDMGSPFRPTTPEEEALFQGIIDDFAARFHTLVAKHRPLSPAQLETVKTARVFTAGQARQIGLIDQVGYVQDAFAKARAMAGLAKDARVVTYRRDTYPNDNPYNTLDSADPAKLNMLGVDAGFIMPPKAGFYYVWPQGLTN is encoded by the coding sequence ATGCCATCCCGACTGTTGCTGGCCCTGGCGGCCCTGCTGCTCATGCTCCCCGGCTGCGCGCCCAAGATAAAGATATTCGCTTCCCAGGCCACCGAGCCGCTCAAGGAGTTCGTGGTGGACGGCGAGGGCCAAGGCAAGGTGGCCCTGATCCACCTGCGCGGCTTCCTCAGCTCCCAGCCCAAGATGGGCATGCTGCGCGCCCGGCCCAGCCAGGTGCAGGAGCTGGTCAACGCGCTCAAGCTGGCCGAGGCGGACGACGAGGTCGGGGCCGTGGTCATCGGCATCGACTCGCCCGGCGGCACCACCACCGCCTCGGACATCCTCTATCACGAGATACTCGGCTTCAAGCAGCGGTCCGGCAAGAAAGTCGTGGCCGCCATGTTCGACGTGGCCGCATCCGGCGGCTACTACGCGGCCCTGCCTGCGGACTGGATCATGGCCCACCCCACCACCATCACCGGGTCCGTGGGCGTAATCTTCATGCGGCCCAAGCTCTCCGGCCTCATGGACAAGGTCGGCGTGGACGTGGAGGTCTCCAAGTCCGGGCGCGACAAGGACATGGGCTCCCCGTTCCGGCCCACCACCCCTGAGGAGGAGGCGCTCTTCCAGGGAATCATCGACGACTTCGCGGCCCGCTTCCACACCCTGGTCGCCAAGCACAGGCCCCTGTCCCCGGCCCAGTTGGAGACCGTCAAGACGGCCCGCGTGTTCACGGCCGGGCAGGCCAGGCAGATCGGCCTCATCGATCAGGTCGGCTACGTGCAGGACGCCTTTGCCAAGGCGCGCGCCATGGCCGGGCTCGCCAAGGATGCCAGGGTCGTGACATACCGCCGCGACACCTACCCCAACGACAACCCCTACAACACCCTGGATTCGGCAGACCCGGCCAAGCTGAACATGCTCGGCGTGGACGCAGGCTTCATCATGCCGCCCAAGGCGGGGTTCTATTACGTCTGGCCGCAGGGCCTGACCAACTAG
- a CDS encoding helix-turn-helix transcriptional regulator has protein sequence MSKLSVRTYSRYSGEAVRLLGKMIRSGRKERGLTTQDLADRAGVSRSMLQRIERGVPTVGIGSVFEVAAIVGVKLFDADGRGLERLSRQVDDRLALLPKSVRSRDREVIDDF, from the coding sequence ATGAGCAAACTATCTGTCCGCACATATTCCCGGTACAGCGGTGAAGCCGTGCGTCTGCTGGGGAAGATGATCCGGTCGGGCCGCAAGGAGCGTGGGCTGACCACGCAGGATTTGGCGGACCGGGCCGGGGTGTCCCGCAGCATGTTGCAGCGCATAGAGCGAGGGGTGCCCACGGTGGGGATCGGCTCGGTGTTCGAGGTGGCGGCCATAGTCGGCGTCAAGCTGTTCGACGCGGATGGCAGGGGGTTGGAGCGTCTTTCCCGGCAGGTGGACGATCGGCTTGCCCTGCTCCCCAAGTCCGTGCGCAGCAGGGACCGGGAGGTGATCGATGACTTCTAG
- a CDS encoding adenosylcobinamide-GDP ribazoletransferase — MRHFLDTLGFLTRLAPARVIPDESMNRCMRYMAPVGALLGAVVALPFWLGLFGNSPWVQAWLMTALSVILTRGLHFDGLADICDGVTTHTDPTRFWEVVKDSRSGAFGVIGLVMVIVGQVVLFHEMASRGDYEAVVWVFILGRAGAVWLGYHVRHLVRPGLGKLYIDGATLGVALATTAVTFAAGLYLAGLYAALAGVLIATLALLGLFRLAEKVGGANGDFLGCAVLLGELAAGLGYVLVI; from the coding sequence ATGCGCCACTTCCTCGACACCCTCGGCTTCCTGACCCGCCTGGCCCCGGCCCGCGTCATTCCGGACGAATCCATGAACCGGTGCATGCGCTACATGGCCCCGGTGGGCGCGCTCCTCGGCGCGGTGGTGGCCCTGCCCTTCTGGCTCGGCCTGTTCGGAAACTCCCCCTGGGTCCAGGCCTGGCTCATGACCGCCCTGTCCGTCATCCTGACGCGCGGCCTGCATTTCGACGGGCTGGCCGACATCTGCGACGGCGTCACCACCCACACCGACCCCACGCGGTTCTGGGAAGTGGTCAAGGACAGCCGGTCCGGCGCGTTCGGCGTCATCGGCCTGGTCATGGTCATCGTCGGGCAGGTCGTCCTGTTCCACGAGATGGCCTCGCGCGGCGACTATGAAGCCGTGGTCTGGGTGTTCATCCTGGGCCGGGCCGGAGCCGTCTGGCTCGGCTACCACGTCCGCCACCTAGTCCGCCCCGGGCTGGGCAAGCTGTACATCGACGGCGCCACCCTGGGCGTGGCCCTGGCCACCACGGCCGTGACCTTCGCCGCCGGGCTCTATCTGGCCGGACTCTACGCCGCCCTGGCCGGCGTGCTCATCGCCACCCTGGCCCTGCTCGGCCTGTTCCGGCTGGCCGAAAAGGTGGGCGGCGCAAACGGCGACTTCCTGGGCTGCGCCGTGCTCCTGGGCGAGCTGGCCGCCGGGCTGGGATACGTCCTGGTCATCTAG